The proteins below come from a single Leucoraja erinacea ecotype New England unplaced genomic scaffold, Leri_hhj_1 Leri_112S, whole genome shotgun sequence genomic window:
- the LOC129715336 gene encoding histone H2A-like, with amino-acid sequence MSGRGKTGGKVRAKTKTRSSRAGLQFPVGRIHRLLRKGHYAERIGAGAPVYLAAVLEYLTAEILELAGNAARDNKKTRIIPRHLQLAVRNDEELNKLLGGVTIAQGGVLPNIQAVLLPKKTGQQSKVYV; translated from the coding sequence ATGTCAGGAAGAGGTAAAACTGGTGGGAAAGTTCGCGCCAAAACAAAGACCCGTTCTTCCCGAGCTGGTTTGCAATTCCCTGTTGGACGAATCCATCGATTGTTACGAAAAGGTCACTATGCTGAGCGCATTGGTGCTGGCGCTCCGGTTTATTTAGCGGCGGTGCTCGAATACCTGACAGCGGAGATTTTGGAACTGGCGGGAAACGCGGCCCGCGACAACAAGAAGACCAGGATCATCCCCCGCCACCTGCAACTCGCCGTCCGCAACGATGAGGAGCTCAACAAGCTGTTGGGTGGGGTCACCATTGCCCAAGGTGGGGTTTTGCCCAATATCCAGGCTGTACTGCTACCCAAGAAAACCGGCCAACAAAGCAAAGTTTATGTCTAA